In a single window of the Zea mays cultivar B73 chromosome 5, Zm-B73-REFERENCE-NAM-5.0, whole genome shotgun sequence genome:
- the LOC103626062 gene encoding protein DEK has product MEEKAVTNGAAAADVAAPDNKDNTKEEVSKSKEPVANKDAEEQNKGSENGAEGHSGGDVNMAEAEITEEGGGGDAGAAKQVDSGDVKTDADTKEDANARTEEGEDAKMTEADVGSTEVKDKEEKEDEVENTNEQDESKEQEKGASAEQEENEGKETDADENQEEEEAEEKGSADKKDEAEAEGDKKTEENKETPKNKKARSARDRSQGKDKEQDGSKSKEAKSLLNTPSPYGTNRPQRERKIVERLVEVIDKEPNKNFVVEKGQGTPLKDIPSVAHRISRKKPSDLKFLHSILFGRKGKAVDFKGHILQFSGFVWHESDEKQRAKAKEKLDKCVKDTLLDLCWTLGIPTPKANIRKEDIVSKLLDFIAEPHSAAESWGSDDQGSNSKKRKRGGESASKTPDGTPSRSRKKFVDDGTSSKRQNKALQYDTEEDESMKSDSEENIDEDSDEAADKQEVDYGSGKEKAGKKLSEVKESSGKKKSNTGSGHKSGPPNKIIKNLVKKVSSKIHEEKESPNGSAKVFSRKKKPTAEKEIKEKKSSGKKVTKGKGESAEAVLPSKDDLRKTITEILKKVDFNTATFSDILKKLDNHYKMDLTPKKEAIKVMIQDELTKLSEEDEEGEGDEDAGKKQQQPQAQEIEA; this is encoded by the exons ATGGAGGAGAAGGCTGTCACAAATGGAGCGGCAGCTGCTGATGTTGCTGCTCCTGATAATAAGGATAACACCAAGGAAGAGGTTAGCAAGAGCAAGGAGCCAGTAGCGAATAAGGATGCTGAAGAGCAGAACAAAGGCTCGGAAAATGGTGCTGAGGGCCATTCAGGTGGAGATGTCAATATGGCAGAGGCTGAGATCACTGaggaaggtggtggtggtgatgctGGTGCGGCAAAGCAGGTGGATTCTGGAGATGTCAAAACGGATGCCGATACAAAGGAAGATGCCAATGCGAGAACAGAAGAAGGTGAAGATGCCAAGATGACTGAGGCTGACGTAGGAAGTACAGAGGTCAAAGATAAAGAAGAGAAGGAAGATGAAGTTGAGAACACAAATGAGCAGGATGAATCGAAGGAGCAAGAGAAAGGTGCTTCGGCTGAGCAAGAGGAAAACGAAGGAAAAGAAACGGATGCTGATGAGAACCAAGAAGAAGAGGAAGCAGAAGAAAAGGGTTCTGCTGATAAGAAagatgaagctgaagctgaaggtGACAAGAAGACGGAAGAGAATAAGGAGACTCCGAAGAACAAGAAAGCAAGGAGTGCCAGGGATAGAAGCCAGGGAAAAGATAAGGAGCAGGATGGATCCAAATCCAAGGAAGCCAAAAGTTTGCTGAACACTCCAAGCCCATATGGTACCAATCGCCCTCAACGTGAGAGGAAAATAGTGGAGAGGTTGGTTGAGGTGATTGATAAAGAGCCAAACAAGAATTTCGTGGTTGAGAAG GGACAGGGGACTCCTCTGAAGGATATACCAAGTG TGGCACACAGAATATCAAGGAAGAAGCCTTCTGATCTTAAATTTCTTCACAGTATTCTTTTTGGGAGGAAAGGCAAG GCTGTCGATTTTAAAGGACATATACTCCAATTCTCTGGATTTGTTTGGCATGAGAGTGAT GAAAAGCAGAGAGCCAAGGCAAAAGAGAAGCTTGATAAGTGTGTAAAAGACACTCTGCTGGACCTCTGTTGGACCCTTGGTATTCCAACTCCGAAAGCAAACATTAGAAAG GAAGATATTGTGTCAAAGCTGTTGGACTTCATTGCTGAACCTCACTCTGCAGCTGAATCTTGGGGCTCTGATGATCAG GGATCAAATTCTAAAAAACGCAAGAGAGGAGGTGAAAGTGCAAGTAAGACGCCTGATGGCACACCTAGTAGGTCGAGGAAG AAATTTGTCGATGACGGTACTTCTAGTAAAAGGCAGAATAAAGCGCTCCAGTATGATACTGAGGAGGATGAATCCATGAAGTCTGACAGTGAGGAAAACATAGATGAAGATTCAGATGAAGCTGCTGACAAACAGGAAGTTGACTATGGATCTGGGAAAGAAAAGGCAGGGAAGAAGTTATCGGAGGTAAAAGAATCTTCAGGTAAAAAGAAGTCAAACACAGGGAGTGGCCACAAATCAGGTCCTCCAAATAAAATTATAAAAAATCTGGTAAAAAAAGTATCATCCAAGATTCACGAGGAAAAAGAAAGCCCCAATGGTAGTGCCAAGGTTTTTTCGAGAAAGAAGAAACCCACAGCAGAAAAGGAGATCAAAGAGAAAAAGTCGTCAG GAAAAAAGGTGACAAAAGGTAAAGGAGAATCAGCTGAAGCAGTTCTTCCCAGCAAGGACGATCTGAGGAAGACCATTACTGAAATCCTCAAGAAAGTTGACTTCAACACG GCAACTTTCAGTGACATTCTGAAGAAGCTCG ACAATCACTACAAAATGGATCTGACCCCAAAGAAAGAAGCCATCAAAGTTATGATCCAAGACGAGTTGACCAAGCTATCAGAGGAGGATGAAGAAGGAGAGGGAGACGAAGACGCCGGGAAGAAACAGCAGCAGCCTCAGGCGCAGGAGATCGAGGCATGA
- the LOC100384061 gene encoding uncharacterized protein LOC100384061 — MAPVSHNNDSDSSDSDDNTIILATLLTLCIEATRRRRRQSSIPRRVIARDHFARENLIRHHYFGPNPVYPAHMFRRRFRMSRPLFLRILQGLQQQDSYFTQQVDATGLAGLGPLQKVCAAMRTLAYGLPTDAIDEYIQIGESTARQCLIRFCRALIAYFSVWYLRTPNQADIARIMQHSESRGFPGMLGSIDCMHWECRNYRGRNSRPTMILEAVASYDLWIWHAFFGMPGTNNDINVLHRSPVFDPMTSGQMPPVHYTVNGHAYNFGYYLADDIYPNWPTFVKAIRHPWEEKKIYFTQMQESHRKDIERAFSVLQARWAVLRGLAYRRDRNRLTEIITACIIMHNMIIEDEGEFAANTDFGDNASATAHCELIQEGRSDWVIDHFDLRRQERFCNLQNDLVEHLWTKRGSM; from the exons ATGGCTCCTGTGTCTCACAACAATGATTCCGATTCGAGTGATAGTGACGACAACACAATCATACTGGCCACTCTTCTTACCCTATGCATCGAAGCTACCAGGCGTAGGCGCAGGCAGTCTTCTATCCCTCGCCGCGTGATCGCTAGGGATCATTTTGCTAGGGAGAACCTTATCCGCCATCACTACTTCGGCCCTAACCCCGTGTATCCAGCTCACATGTTTCGCCGAAG GTTTCGCATGAGTCGGCCATTGTTCCTCCGTATTTTGCAAGGCCTCCAGCAGCAGGATAGTTACTTCACTCAACAGGTCGACGCTACAGGCCTCGCCGGTCTTGGACCACTTCAAAAAGTATGTGCAGCAATGCGGACCCTAGCTTACGGCTTACCTACTGATGCCATCGACGAATATATACAGATAGGCGAGTCTACGGCTAGACAATGCCTTATTCGTTTCTGTCGCGCACTCATTGCATACTTTAGTGTGTGGTACCTTCGAACTCCTAACCAGGCCGACATTGCACGCATCATGCAACATAGCGAGTCGAGGGGGTTTCCAGGAATGCTGGGGTCCatagattgcatgcattgggagtgtAGGAACTATCGTGGTCGAAATTCTAGACCTACCATGATACTTGAGGCGGTCGCATCGTACGATCTATGGATTTGGCATGCTTTTTTCGGCATGCCTGGTACAAACAACGACATCAACGTGCTACATAGGTCTCCGGTTTTTGACCCAATGACAAGCGGTCAAATGCCCCCCGTGCATTACACAGTAAACGGACATGCATACAACTTTGGGTACTACCTAGCCGATGACATATACCCTAACTGGCCAACTTTTGTGAAAGCCATTCGGCACCCCTGGGAGGAAAAGAAGATCTATTTCACGCAGATGCAGGAAAGTCACCGGAAAGATATCGAGCGCGCATTCAGTGTGCTTCAAGCACGGTGGGCAGTGCTACGTGGTCTTGCTTACAGACGGGATCGTAACCGTCTAACCGAGATCATCACTGCTTGCATAATAATGCACAACATGATCATTGAAGATGAAGGGGAGTTTGCTGCCAACACCGACTTTGGAGACAATGCTTCTGCCACTGCACATTGCGAACTCATACAAGAGGGAAGGTCGGATTGGGTCATCGATCACTTTGATCTACGTCGCCAGGAACGATTTTGCAATCTTCAAAATGATCTTGTCGAGCATTTGTGGACCAAACGTGGGAGTATGTGA